DNA from Rhipicephalus sanguineus isolate Rsan-2018 chromosome 11, BIME_Rsan_1.4, whole genome shotgun sequence:
GTAAACCAGCCAAAAGCCAGTGCAAAACTTTCACCTGAGCTGGCATGACACTGACACACTCGCACAATGTGGCACCTAATCGAATGACCCCTACATATCTCTCCCATTTTTGCCGACTCACAGCTTCAGAAGGCCGTCTGCACGTCCCCAGAGCACCGTCCCGATGTGAGTTCCTTGTGTGTCATTTCCAAGCATGCTTCACTCTTGCTGTGCCCATAAGAATGACCCTTTTCTGAGAATCCCTGTATGGGCGTGTTGGTTTACATATTAGCTTAGAGATATTGAAAGAGGTCAATGACATTACAAAATACGCGTATTAGTTGTGGATACCGACTACCAACTGTTCTATACATAGACCAATTTACTAAGTGTGAGACAGCACTCGTCTTGTGCTTTCTGGTTCTAAGTTCGTCGTTCAGTGCTGCATTAATGATGCAAATATTCCACCAAGCCCAACATTTAATTTTACGAAGTGTGATTGATCATGGCAGTTAATGTAATAAAATTACCCAAAAAGCAACAACTAAAAGATATCAGCGATGAGGGGCAATACAGAAGAGATGCAATGCTCAAAAAAAGTGCAATGGTCTATACACTTGTCTGATAATGTTTTCGGAGCACCGCATTTGCCAAAAAGTAAATTTCCTTGCCACGGAATTTTATGTAAGCAATTAAGTTGGTCACATGGGGAAATATCCTCCCATGCACCTGTAAGGCTCGATGCATTGGTTGTTAAGAAATGATTATATATTCAAAAATATTGCACTCGGAAAGCTTTCGCAGTAGGGGGTACATGGCACACAAAGTTGAAATACAGCAGTAAGAACTAGTACGAATGAGCACAAAACAGTTGGTGTTTCTGTGTGTCACTTATGTGTACGCTATGCGTGTCTATGCCATCCCTGTCCTTCTGCACCACTTTAAAATTAGTGCCAACTATGCTCCTCTCTCTTGTGCACTGACTTAGTACTTGTCAAGTAATGCCACTCTAAGCAAAACTGCCTCCGTGCACCATCAAAATGATCGCAGATCATATGTACAAAATCACTTGTGGTGCTAGAAAGGAGCTCTGTGTAGAGTGAAGTGATTGCATTTTGTGATTACCTCCAGTCAGATTTTGAAGGTTAGTATAgtggtttaaaaaaaaaggtattacATACAAAAGTTTGTGTGGGGACTTTTTCCTTTCAACGTACCTCGCAAACCTGCCTTAACGATTTTCAACAAAAACTACTGAGTGTGTGAAGGTCATGAAGTCTGCACGGGGAGGATGTATTTTATACTCTGCACGCGACATATTAACCCAGTAAAACAATGTGCCACAGGTTGAAACACATCAATGACCAGCTGAACATTTCTAGTGACAGCAAGGAAAAGACTGCAGTTTCTGTAATAAACGTGCAAGCATTGAAAGAGTGTTTTATTTGcctgttcttttgttttttgttattgCTTCAGAGAAGTGCCAAAGTTGACCAGAAATGAGACCGTTTTGGAAAGAGACGACTCCGACTCGGGTAAGACGAGAATTCCACGTTCAACGTTCTCATTTCCTGTTACCCTGACAGGAAGTGAGTTGCTGTTGCCTTTTCAGAGATTCCCAGCATACCCGACTTGGGAGAATTCGAACGCGAAGACCTCGCTGCTCAAGTGGCTCAAGCTCCAAGGTAAGATAGATTCTTCCCAAAATGTGACTTTGGCATTATATGTCTACCATAATCACACAATTTCTAGTTGTAAGCAATAAACAAGCACAACTGGAACTAAGAGGCTTCATATTTAGCCATGAAAACTGAAAACAATATATGAATTATGCACATGTGCATGCAAGCCTATATGTACACATAAATGCGTACATTCATATGTACATATTAAAAAAATCTGCAGTTACAGCAAGCACCCGTCACCTATTTGAAGCCAAACTGGCTCCGAAACTTTCAGCACAGTAAAATATCTTTTCTAGAAGGCAGCACCTTTCTTCTAAAGAAATGGAGAGTGCAGAGAGAAATAAGTTCACTTGTTAGTAGTTGCAAACACTCAATTTATGCCAGCTGAAATTTGCAATTGATAAAGCATCGTTTTCCAGCTCCCCCCAACCCTCCCGGTCCACTTTCTCACATTTTGAAAATGAAGAGTGAAGGTGGCTTTCCATTCCTTTGCAGTGTTCCCGTGAATCGCGTCGACACCTTCCAGCAACTGGACAACGAGCTGCTGAAGCAGGCAGCGTTCACAACGCTTGTGAGTTGCAGTGTCCGAGAACGGTGACAATGTAGGATTTGAACAAACTTCAGTCCCGGTCCTCACACCACTGCATTTCTTAAATGTTTTGCAGCTTGTGCACTAAAAAAAAATAGTCCATCTTTCTCATTCCCTACTCAATCTCAATCGCAGGATGGATGCGATCTCAGACTGCTGGCAAAGTACTTGACTCCTGAAGAATACCTCAAGGAGGTAAAGTATGTACAGACTTGAACGATATGAGCTGGAACAATGACATTATGTTTTAACATTCacagcggctaaacgcagttggcaagtgCAAAAGTGGTCTTgacttttgttttctatttcactGCAATGTAATGGATGCAATGTCCGTCACTTCTACGGCTAAAACAGAGtcattatagaagcagcgcataatgcatacgtaccaactagcccaactttctatcctgctgCTAAAACAGAGTCCACTGCTGCCATGACATATTGTGCTATCGTCCCAATGGAAGTGATGTCTTTTTTGTAGCACTGCCACAGATGACATTCACATCAGAGTCATGGTGTGTGAAACTGGTAAGTAATGCCAACACAGTATTAAAGCAAATTCATAGCAATATGCTAACCCCTCTGAAAGATTTCCACACGGACAAGCAAGTGCTGCAGCGGGAAGAATGATATGTACAGGGTTCTCGTAAACATGCAAAGTTCGGTACATCCTCTTCAGTCACGCAAAAGCAAACATCACACAAGATGATGGGACACCGAGAAAGCCTGGGTAGTGAAGCTTTTTTGTGTCCCATTTTGTGCTGCTGGCCAGGTTACGCCAGAGCTTGTTGCATGTATTTTTTGCTTCCATCACCAAGTACCAAGGTTTCTTGCCACATTCTCTCAATTAAGAGGAACTGGCAATACTGTATGGTAGAATAAAATATAGAACCAAAGGATGATGCTCTGTGGGAAGCAAATAACCATGCCTCTTTTAATCAGTTCTCTAGGTGTGGTACTGTTATGCAAACGAGCTGCCCTACTTGAGCACCGGCTTTATATTTCTCTACAGCCGGACACCGTGTGGACCTGGGACACACTATTCACCGAAGTGGCTGCCGAGATAAACAAGTTGAGCGACA
Protein-coding regions in this window:
- the LOC119373514 gene encoding intraflagellar transport protein 43 homolog isoform X1, which translates into the protein MDADDLDDLESPVKKTFSSRARRLNIFGNNTADVPTNAFASNGGGEGSKAPPKPRRNSGWAADDNSSSGLFRFRRPSARPQSTVPIEVPKLTRNETVLERDDSDSEIPSIPDLGEFEREDLAAQVAQAPSVPVNRVDTFQQLDNELLKQAAFTTLDGCDLRLLAKYLTPEEYLKEPDTVWTWDTLFTEVAAEINKLSDNSQEPDDKQSMPM
- the LOC119373514 gene encoding intraflagellar transport protein 43 homolog isoform X2 produces the protein MDADDLDDLESPVKKTFSSRARRLNIFGNNTADVPTNAFASNGGGEGSKAPPKPRRNSGWAADDNSSSGLFRFRRPSARPQSTVPIEVPKLTRNETVLERDDSDSEIPSIPDLGEFEREDLAAQVAQAPSVPVNRVDTFQQLDNELLKQAAFTTLDGCDLRLLAKYLTPEEYLKEVNRTPCGPGTHYSPKWLPR